A single genomic interval of bacterium harbors:
- the yrfG gene encoding GMP/IMP nucleotidase produces the protein MNKTPPDWNNIDTVLLDMDGTLLDKHFDDHFWEEFVPAQYALKNGISGEEAVEELMPRYRSQEETLDWANLDFWSHQLDLDIPALKRKIQHLIAIHPNVIEFLERVKAAGKEIFMVTNAHGKTLDLKMERTALAHRFDGIITSHEIGMPKEDPAFWDKLQKVVPFNPERTLLGEDTEAVLRSAYGYGIRYLVFVSNSSSARSPLDSESFFSVRDFGEIIP, from the coding sequence ATGAATAAAACACCCCCCGATTGGAACAACATCGATACGGTCCTGCTGGACATGGACGGGACCCTTCTGGATAAACATTTTGACGACCACTTCTGGGAGGAGTTCGTGCCGGCGCAGTACGCCCTTAAGAACGGTATCTCCGGAGAAGAGGCCGTAGAGGAACTCATGCCCCGCTACAGGTCCCAGGAGGAAACTCTCGACTGGGCCAACCTTGACTTCTGGTCCCATCAACTGGACCTGGACATCCCTGCTCTGAAAAGGAAAATTCAGCACCTGATCGCTATCCATCCCAACGTTATCGAGTTTCTGGAAAGAGTGAAAGCCGCGGGCAAAGAGATTTTCATGGTGACTAACGCCCACGGTAAGACCCTGGACCTTAAAATGGAAAGAACGGCGCTGGCTCATCGGTTCGACGGCATTATCACCTCCCACGAGATAGGCATGCCCAAGGAGGATCCCGCCTTCTGGGACAAACTGCAAAAGGTCGTTCCCTTCAACCCTGAAAGGACCCTCCTTGGCGAGGATACGGAGGCCGTTTTGCGGTCGGCCTACGGATACGGGATTCGCTATCTGGTGTTTGTTTCAAACTCCAGCAGCGCCAGGTCACCCCTGGATTCCGAGAGCTTTTTCTCTGTCCGGGACTTCGGGGAGATCATCCCTTAA
- a CDS encoding cytochrome c biogenesis protein ResB, translated as MKPGTENRPHIAIAARLWAVLVHPVTFVVLSILWCVDLAGGSIAAYFNDPQFWQKMDSYPFNLWMKQVAPKTFPVSLWVYILVALSYIMVISLLLCTVNWFAKRRKRLKGYGEVLVHLGFLLIFAGFVLGSSLGTRTRVVLEAGQVVPVKEMGVSLKLNDLEVVQSPGGRPMDTLSDVTVFEGDREVAAGTIRTNHPLLHGSTVIYPPDDYEQGVTGGVLGTSTSGAMTVKAGQDAFLKDGRTLSIGGVLQEGQRRGGTVGPGILLLLRDRGGRVSGSAYLSNAPGMQSSALLGGIQITLGQLLDSPRGVFRVHYDPGVWLVILGSVILALGTVWALAGFLGIIQDPSRDPE; from the coding sequence ATGAAACCTGGAACTGAAAACCGCCCGCATATAGCGATAGCGGCCAGATTGTGGGCGGTTTTAGTCCACCCGGTGACCTTCGTTGTCCTGTCCATCTTGTGGTGTGTGGACCTGGCCGGGGGCTCCATAGCAGCCTATTTCAACGATCCCCAGTTCTGGCAGAAGATGGACTCCTACCCCTTCAACCTGTGGATGAAACAGGTCGCGCCGAAGACCTTCCCGGTGTCCCTCTGGGTGTATATCCTCGTGGCCCTTTCCTACATCATGGTCATCAGCCTTCTCCTGTGTACCGTCAACTGGTTCGCAAAGAGAAGGAAAAGGCTAAAAGGGTACGGAGAGGTCCTTGTCCACCTGGGGTTTCTTTTGATCTTCGCCGGGTTCGTTCTGGGAAGTTCCCTCGGCACCCGCACGAGGGTTGTCCTTGAAGCTGGCCAGGTGGTGCCGGTAAAGGAGATGGGAGTTTCCCTGAAGCTCAACGATCTCGAGGTCGTACAATCCCCGGGCGGCCGGCCTATGGATACCCTCAGCGATGTGACCGTTTTTGAAGGGGACAGGGAGGTCGCTGCGGGAACTATCAGGACCAACCACCCTCTTCTTCACGGCAGTACAGTCATATACCCTCCTGACGATTACGAACAGGGTGTGACAGGCGGTGTCCTTGGCACCTCCACCTCCGGGGCGATGACAGTCAAAGCAGGTCAGGATGCTTTTCTGAAGGATGGACGCACTCTTTCCATCGGTGGCGTCCTCCAGGAGGGTCAGCGAAGGGGAGGAACTGTTGGCCCGGGGATCCTTCTTCTCCTTCGGGACAGGGGTGGGAGGGTATCCGGTTCAGCCTACCTTTCCAACGCTCCCGGGATGCAAAGTTCGGCTTTGCTGGGAGGTATCCAGATAACCCTGGGTCAGCTCCTTGATTCCCCCCGCGGCGTCTTCAGGGTCCACTACGATCCGGGTGTGTGGCTGGTGATCCTGGGTTCGGTGATCCTGGCTTTGGGGACTGTCTGGGCACTTGCAGGGTTCCTTGGGATCATTCAGGATCCCTCTCGGGATCCTGAATGA
- the ccsA gene encoding cytochrome c biogenesis protein CcsA produces MIKTTFILHNLSLGLYAAAAIYSAAALLVRRLPLFVGRLAALAGVVTQLVLLVLRWNAGSHLPVTGLFETQHFLALWVAAVAVYFSFRYRADSFMPAAMALTVASLLFAGKGPMNVAPLTPAIDTPLFLIHVATSFAAYGLFGIAALMAIYRTFHWPGSPLGNERRMMDESLYIGYILFTWCMIAGSLWAYLAWGSYWTWRIKGLWSWILWFYYSGVLHVRNRPRWQGWPLNVLAVAGFILVLFTYLGLGLLFTTSHPLLPE; encoded by the coding sequence ATGATAAAAACGACCTTCATCCTCCATAACCTTTCCCTGGGCCTTTATGCGGCAGCGGCGATCTATTCAGCCGCGGCCCTGCTTGTCCGTCGGCTCCCCCTTTTCGTGGGAAGGCTGGCGGCACTTGCAGGTGTTGTGACACAACTGGTCCTTCTCGTTCTGCGCTGGAACGCCGGATCCCACCTGCCTGTCACAGGTCTCTTCGAGACACAGCACTTTCTGGCCCTTTGGGTGGCGGCTGTTGCTGTTTATTTCAGCTTTCGATACCGTGCCGACTCCTTCATGCCGGCGGCTATGGCGCTAACTGTGGCATCCCTGCTTTTTGCAGGCAAGGGTCCCATGAACGTCGCGCCCCTGACCCCCGCCATCGACACGCCTCTTTTCCTGATCCACGTTGCCACTTCTTTTGCCGCCTATGGCTTGTTCGGTATTGCCGCCCTCATGGCGATCTACAGGACTTTCCACTGGCCAGGTTCGCCCCTGGGGAACGAGCGCCGGATGATGGACGAGAGCCTGTATATCGGCTACATACTTTTCACATGGTGCATGATCGCCGGGAGTCTCTGGGCCTATCTGGCATGGGGTTCCTACTGGACATGGAGGATCAAGGGGCTGTGGTCGTGGATCCTGTGGTTCTACTATTCGGGAGTGCTTCATGTCCGGAACCGGCCCAGATGGCAGGGGTGGCCCCTGAACGTTCTTGCAGTGGCCGGCTTTATCCTGGTTCTGTTCACCTATCTGGGTCTGGGACTTCTGTTTACAACCTCCCACCCCCTTCTTCCGGAGTAG
- a CDS encoding thioredoxin domain-containing protein produces the protein MDNPGKVKTNRLAGSGSPYLLQHAGNPVDWHPWSPEVFLKARSEDKPVFLSIGYSTCHWCHVMEKESFSDPEVAALMNETFVCVKVDREERPDVDHLYMTVCQLLTGSGGWPLTIVMTPDGEPFFAGTYFPREDRYGQPGMMQIIPEIRELWEGDREKVYSNAREISEGIQAFMDPDLPASPGGHLSERTYLSLADQYDSRHGGFGSAPKFPVFSNLLFLMRYWGRTGEEQALAMVRQTLDAMRMGGIYDHMGYGLHRYSTDERWFAPHFEKMLYDQALAALTYTEAFGATGEKQFRETAEEILSYVLRDLQSPDGGFYSAEDADSEGEEGKFYTWTAGELDELLDEEEALVVKEVYNTSDAGNFLTGPGQPTGRNILFLNFDAHDSAGRLGMSTQNRDKILNRVREKLMAARDSRVRPMRDDKIMTDWNGLMIAALAKAAGAFQENSYADAAEKALGFIQRNLMDKKGGLLHLHYREGEEVAAFLDDHAYLLWGVLELHQYTYRADLLTFALSIASEMVDLFGDTENGGFFLTPGDNDSPLTRQKPSFDGAIPSGNAVAAMSLLRFSRLTARQDLEEAAHKTLRAFATEIETGPAGFTHMISALDMAQHGTAEVIIVGDPHKDDTKQFIHTLQRSYLPAVTAALFDPGAPDPVVQELIPYASDMKTVDGKAAAYVCRHFACLAPTTDPKEMLRTLARRKGS, from the coding sequence TTGGATAATCCCGGAAAGGTAAAAACGAACCGGCTGGCCGGATCCGGCAGCCCCTACCTGCTCCAGCACGCCGGAAACCCGGTAGACTGGCACCCCTGGTCCCCGGAAGTTTTCCTTAAGGCCCGATCCGAGGACAAGCCGGTCTTCCTGTCCATCGGCTACTCTACCTGCCACTGGTGTCACGTCATGGAAAAGGAGTCCTTCAGCGACCCGGAGGTCGCGGCCTTGATGAACGAGACCTTCGTGTGCGTAAAGGTTGACCGTGAGGAACGTCCCGATGTCGATCACCTCTACATGACCGTCTGTCAACTCCTGACAGGTTCGGGCGGCTGGCCCCTGACCATCGTCATGACCCCGGATGGGGAGCCGTTCTTTGCTGGCACCTATTTCCCCCGTGAGGATCGTTACGGCCAGCCGGGCATGATGCAGATCATCCCGGAGATCCGTGAGCTTTGGGAAGGTGACAGAGAGAAAGTGTACTCCAATGCCCGGGAGATATCCGAGGGAATTCAGGCCTTCATGGACCCTGACCTGCCAGCATCACCCGGCGGCCACCTTTCCGAGAGGACCTATCTCTCCCTGGCGGACCAGTACGACAGCCGTCACGGCGGGTTCGGCTCGGCCCCCAAATTCCCCGTCTTTTCTAACCTCCTGTTTCTTATGAGGTATTGGGGCAGGACCGGGGAAGAGCAGGCCCTTGCCATGGTCCGTCAGACCCTTGATGCCATGCGTATGGGCGGGATCTACGACCACATGGGATACGGTCTTCACCGCTACTCCACAGATGAAAGGTGGTTCGCCCCTCACTTCGAGAAGATGCTGTACGATCAGGCTCTGGCCGCCTTGACCTACACCGAGGCTTTTGGCGCCACCGGGGAGAAACAGTTCAGGGAGACGGCCGAGGAGATCCTCTCCTATGTTCTCCGGGACCTCCAGTCCCCGGACGGGGGCTTTTATTCAGCAGAGGATGCCGACAGCGAAGGAGAAGAGGGCAAATTCTACACCTGGACTGCCGGGGAACTCGACGAACTCCTGGACGAGGAAGAGGCTTTGGTGGTCAAAGAGGTCTACAATACGTCGGACGCCGGAAACTTCCTCACAGGACCGGGGCAGCCCACCGGGCGCAACATCCTCTTCCTGAACTTTGATGCCCATGACTCTGCCGGACGTCTGGGAATGAGCACGCAAAACCGGGATAAGATCCTGAACAGGGTCAGGGAAAAGCTCATGGCTGCCAGGGATTCTCGCGTCAGGCCCATGAGAGACGACAAGATCATGACCGACTGGAACGGGCTTATGATAGCGGCGCTGGCAAAAGCCGCCGGAGCTTTTCAGGAAAATTCCTACGCAGACGCTGCCGAAAAGGCTCTCGGGTTTATCCAGCGCAACTTGATGGATAAAAAGGGGGGACTGCTGCATCTACATTACAGGGAAGGGGAGGAGGTGGCGGCCTTTCTGGATGATCACGCCTACCTGCTGTGGGGCGTTCTGGAACTGCACCAGTACACATACCGGGCAGACCTGCTCACTTTTGCCCTCAGCATTGCCTCAGAGATGGTGGACCTTTTCGGGGATACTGAAAACGGCGGTTTCTTTCTCACCCCCGGTGATAACGACTCCCCCCTTACCCGCCAGAAGCCCTCCTTCGACGGTGCCATACCTTCGGGCAATGCAGTGGCCGCCATGAGTCTGCTCCGTTTCAGCCGTCTCACTGCCCGCCAGGACCTTGAGGAGGCGGCCCACAAAACCCTTCGGGCCTTTGCCACAGAGATAGAAACCGGCCCCGCCGGCTTTACCCATATGATAAGCGCTCTTGATATGGCACAGCACGGCACCGCGGAGGTTATCATCGTTGGAGACCCTCACAAGGATGATACGAAGCAGTTCATCCACACTCTGCAGCGTTCTTACCTGCCCGCCGTCACCGCTGCACTGTTTGACCCCGGGGCACCGGACCCTGTTGTTCAGGAACTTATCCCCTACGCATCGGACATGAAAACCGTGGACGGCAAAGCCGCGGCTTATGTCTGCAGACACTTCGCATGCCTCGCACCCACTACCGATCCCAAGGAGATGTTAAGAACCTTGGCCAGGAGGAAGGGTTCCTGA
- a CDS encoding DUF3047 domain-containing protein, translating into MGVSNLMSKQALGAAMAAAALAILASGVLQSPAPVFGDPSGAILFREEFNTLEKWKPLKFRNIENMSSYTLDQQEDGESFVKAHSSSSASGMIWLNEFHVYEYPLIRWRWKVSNVYSKGDALQKAGDDYPVRIYVIFKYDTKDPRVKKKFKYGLAKLLYGEYPFYSSLNYIWANREHQQRFIPNPFAKEAIMIPLRSGFALAGQWLTEERNILEDYREAFGEDPPATAGLAFMNDSDNTGEASESWIDWIEIFRDQNVEPRTQNTEVEK; encoded by the coding sequence ATGGGCGTTTCCAACCTGATGTCAAAACAAGCCCTGGGCGCCGCCATGGCGGCAGCGGCACTGGCCATTCTGGCTTCAGGGGTGCTGCAGTCCCCCGCCCCGGTCTTTGGTGATCCTTCCGGTGCAATTCTGTTCAGAGAAGAGTTCAATACCCTGGAAAAGTGGAAACCGCTCAAGTTCAGAAATATTGAAAACATGAGCTCCTACACACTGGATCAGCAGGAGGACGGGGAGAGTTTCGTCAAGGCACACAGCAGCAGCTCGGCCTCAGGAATGATCTGGCTGAATGAATTCCATGTTTACGAGTATCCCCTGATCCGATGGCGCTGGAAAGTTTCCAATGTTTACAGCAAAGGGGACGCCCTGCAAAAGGCGGGGGACGATTATCCCGTGCGTATCTACGTCATTTTCAAGTACGACACCAAAGATCCCCGGGTAAAAAAGAAGTTCAAATACGGGCTGGCGAAACTCCTTTACGGGGAATACCCTTTCTATTCAAGCCTGAACTACATATGGGCCAACCGGGAGCACCAGCAGCGGTTTATACCCAACCCCTTCGCCAAAGAAGCCATTATGATCCCCTTGCGATCCGGTTTTGCGCTTGCCGGCCAGTGGCTTACCGAGGAGCGTAATATCCTGGAGGATTATCGTGAGGCGTTTGGGGAGGACCCCCCGGCAACAGCCGGTCTGGCTTTCATGAACGACTCGGACAACACGGGGGAAGCTTCCGAGTCGTGGATCGATTGGATCGAGATATTTCGAGATCAGAATGTAGAACCCAGAACGCAGAACACAGAAGTTGAAAAATGA
- the tkt gene encoding transketolase: MSNIEILAINTIRTLSMDAVQKANSGHPGMPMGAAAMSYVLWTRFMRHNPKNPQWPNRDRFILSAGHGSALLYSLLHLTGYDLSMEDLKSFRQWESRTPGHPENFKTPGVEVTTGPLGQGIANGVGMAIAEAHLSAKFNRPGYAVLEHFTYVIASDGDLMEGVASEACSLAGHLGLGKLIVLYDDNHISIDGSTDLAFTEDRMGRFSAYGWHTLEVADGNDTDAIARAIEKAQGEESRPSIIAVRTHIGYGSPNKQDTSDAHGSPLGEEEIRLTKEKLGWPVDRSFYVPEEAAAHFKTVADTGKKEEATWQGIFSAYQNEHPDLAAMWKQMWSAELPQGWQEALPDLSGQSMATRSASGKVINALAPILPRLMGGSADLAPSNNTMITGEGTFSKENRLGRNFHFGVREHGMAAIANGMSLHGALHPYVATFMIFSDYMKPVIRLSVLSRCPVTFIFTHDSIGLGEDGPTHQPIEQLAGLRAIPGLIDIRPADASETVEAWRIALETNEPTALILSRQNLPAIDRTVHPSARAIEKGAYVLAETGYDQRAIIMASGSEVDPALKAMEILDAKGIHVRVVNVASFELFERQSESYKREVLPREITARVAVEAASSFGWDRYTGTDGRIIGIDRFGSSAPGGLNMEKFGFTAENIAKIVEELLQD, translated from the coding sequence ATGAGTAATATCGAGATTCTAGCCATTAACACAATTCGTACATTGTCTATGGACGCCGTTCAAAAAGCCAACAGCGGCCACCCCGGCATGCCCATGGGAGCGGCCGCCATGTCCTACGTCCTGTGGACCAGGTTCATGCGTCATAACCCGAAAAACCCCCAGTGGCCCAACCGGGACAGGTTCATCCTTTCGGCCGGGCACGGTTCCGCTCTGTTATATTCCCTGCTTCACCTCACCGGTTACGACCTGTCCATGGAGGACCTGAAGAGCTTCCGCCAGTGGGAATCCAGGACACCAGGTCACCCGGAGAATTTCAAGACTCCGGGCGTTGAAGTCACCACCGGGCCTCTGGGCCAGGGGATAGCCAACGGAGTGGGCATGGCCATTGCCGAAGCGCACCTTTCCGCAAAGTTCAACAGGCCCGGCTACGCAGTCCTGGAACACTTCACCTACGTTATTGCCAGCGACGGCGATCTCATGGAGGGTGTCGCTTCCGAGGCCTGCTCCCTGGCCGGACATCTGGGGCTGGGCAAGCTCATCGTTCTTTACGATGACAACCACATCTCCATTGACGGTTCCACCGACCTCGCCTTTACCGAAGACCGAATGGGTCGATTTTCAGCTTACGGCTGGCACACTCTGGAAGTTGCCGACGGCAACGACACCGATGCCATCGCCAGAGCCATTGAAAAGGCACAGGGGGAGGAAAGCAGACCGTCCATCATCGCCGTCAGGACCCACATCGGTTACGGCAGCCCCAACAAGCAGGACACATCGGATGCCCACGGATCTCCCCTGGGTGAAGAGGAGATCCGCCTCACCAAGGAGAAGCTGGGCTGGCCTGTTGATCGATCTTTTTATGTCCCGGAAGAGGCCGCGGCCCATTTTAAAACGGTGGCCGATACCGGGAAGAAGGAAGAGGCCACGTGGCAGGGGATCTTCTCCGCCTACCAGAATGAGCACCCTGACCTTGCCGCCATGTGGAAACAGATGTGGAGCGCCGAACTGCCCCAGGGCTGGCAGGAAGCCCTTCCCGACCTGTCCGGACAAAGCATGGCCACCCGGTCGGCCTCGGGGAAGGTCATTAACGCCCTCGCCCCCATACTGCCCAGGCTCATGGGAGGGTCAGCTGATCTGGCCCCTTCCAATAACACCATGATCACAGGTGAAGGGACCTTTTCGAAGGAAAACAGGCTGGGGAGGAACTTTCACTTTGGAGTCCGGGAGCACGGCATGGCTGCCATCGCCAACGGGATGTCCCTCCACGGCGCGCTGCACCCTTACGTCGCCACCTTCATGATCTTCTCGGATTACATGAAACCGGTCATCAGGCTTTCGGTCCTGTCCCGATGTCCCGTCACTTTTATTTTCACCCACGACAGTATAGGGCTCGGGGAGGATGGCCCCACCCATCAGCCCATTGAACAACTGGCTGGCTTAAGGGCCATTCCAGGACTCATCGACATCAGGCCAGCCGACGCTTCGGAGACAGTGGAGGCCTGGAGGATCGCCCTTGAGACCAATGAACCCACCGCACTGATCCTGAGCCGCCAGAACCTGCCTGCCATCGACCGGACGGTCCACCCATCTGCAAGGGCAATAGAAAAGGGCGCCTACGTCCTCGCCGAGACCGGGTACGATCAAAGAGCCATCATTATGGCATCCGGTTCGGAGGTGGACCCGGCCCTGAAAGCCATGGAGATCCTGGATGCCAAAGGGATCCACGTCCGTGTCGTTAACGTAGCCAGCTTTGAACTTTTTGAACGGCAGTCCGAATCCTACAAGCGCGAAGTACTGCCCCGCGAGATAACCGCCCGAGTCGCCGTGGAAGCTGCCTCATCTTTCGGTTGGGATCGCTACACTGGCACCGACGGCAGGATCATCGGCATCGACCGGTTCGGTTCCTCCGCCCCCGGCGGCCTGAACATGGAGAAGTTCGGGTTCACAGCGGAGAATATTGCGAAAATTGTTGAAGAACTTCTTCAAGACTGA
- a CDS encoding response regulator: MSGVQLSGEVKKLDEHALVIIITSHASLDNAVATVKAGAFDYIFKPFQDLETVTEVVNRGMHKIALLHEKRGLMEHLEQNNLKMEESNQELKELVIRDGLTGLFNHRRFKEVLDREVARAARYERSL, from the coding sequence ATGAGTGGGGTCCAGCTATCAGGGGAGGTCAAAAAACTGGATGAGCATGCCCTGGTCATCATAATCACCAGCCACGCCTCATTAGACAATGCGGTGGCCACTGTCAAGGCCGGCGCCTTCGATTACATCTTCAAACCGTTCCAGGATCTGGAAACAGTCACCGAGGTCGTCAACCGGGGCATGCACAAGATCGCTCTTCTCCATGAGAAACGCGGCCTCATGGAGCATCTTGAGCAGAACAACCTGAAAATGGAGGAGTCCAACCAGGAGCTTAAGGAACTTGTCATTCGAGACGGATTGACGGGGTTGTTCAACCATCGTCGCTTTAAGGAAGTGCTGGACAGGGAGGTGGCCAGGGCAGCAAGGTATGAGCGGTCCCTTTGA
- a CDS encoding diguanylate cyclase, translating to MKGKFKILVVDDEEIIRSLLTEHLTDEGYSVVAVPSGEEALEVFKNDQAHLVITDIRMGGMSGVQLLEEVKKLDSDAMVIMITSHASLDSAITTLRAGAYDYIFKPFEDLDLVTEVVTRAMDKVALLHQNRMLLEDLEQSNLRMEQSNEALRELAIRDGLTGLFNHRHFKDVLDRELTRAERYDRPLCMLMLDVDQFKNYNDTHGHPAGDEVLKTLADIITTRLRNVDTSARYGGEEFAVLLPETDRKAGTLVAEDIRAQVENYPFQGRESQPLGKVTVSLGVAEFPADCGDASSVVEKSDEALYRAKSRGRNRVVCITQQD from the coding sequence GTGAAGGGTAAATTCAAGATCCTGGTTGTGGATGACGAGGAGATCATCAGGAGTCTGCTGACGGAGCACCTCACCGACGAAGGGTACAGCGTAGTGGCTGTTCCCAGCGGCGAGGAGGCGCTGGAGGTTTTTAAAAACGATCAGGCACATCTGGTGATCACGGATATCAGGATGGGCGGGATGAGCGGGGTCCAGCTATTAGAGGAAGTCAAAAAACTTGACTCTGATGCCATGGTCATCATGATCACCAGCCACGCCTCTTTAGATTCCGCCATCACCACCCTGCGCGCAGGGGCTTACGATTACATCTTCAAACCGTTCGAGGATCTGGACCTGGTCACCGAGGTCGTCACGCGCGCCATGGACAAGGTCGCCCTGCTCCATCAAAATCGTATGCTCCTGGAGGACCTGGAGCAGAGCAACCTGAGGATGGAGCAGTCCAACGAGGCGCTCAGGGAGCTGGCTATTCGCGACGGGCTTACCGGATTGTTCAACCATCGCCACTTCAAGGATGTTCTGGACAGAGAGCTTACCAGGGCAGAAAGGTACGATCGGCCCCTTTGCATGCTCATGCTGGATGTGGATCAATTTAAGAACTACAACGATACCCACGGGCATCCCGCGGGGGATGAGGTGCTAAAGACCCTGGCTGACATTATTACGACCCGCCTTCGAAACGTGGACACTTCCGCCAGGTACGGTGGGGAGGAGTTTGCGGTTTTGCTTCCTGAAACAGACAGAAAGGCCGGTACCCTGGTGGCTGAGGACATCCGGGCCCAGGTGGAGAACTACCCGTTCCAGGGCAGGGAATCACAGCCCCTTGGAAAAGTTACCGTCAGTCTCGGTGTGGCCGAATTTCCCGCAGACTGCGGGGATGCCTCTTCCGTGGTAGAAAAATCGGATGAAGCTCTCTACCGGGCCAAAAGCCGGGGTCGCAACCGGGTCGTTTGTATCACGCAGCAGGATTGA
- a CDS encoding ATP-binding protein, with product MSKQISKQLFIPLRFKILVALLLGIAIVVGVITFTMANLFHKDKIAYINDLISSNTIHTAQETYALIQNYHERIKTISRVAYDVGVTQDKKSRMLDNLLLDFPEMLALTFYEDGIEQISVLDEQVLTSAGLSKDEFNTHRTQNPITSLDLDSEQVYIWNSTFSEALPLMTMVSTITIPGLESELVLEAIIRTERLMSVVSRSVLFEAFILEKDGRILAHRNPQRVLTHSLENWRPDKQDLPVGSRLAATFEYVVDGVEMIGGFARVEISDLMVGVQIPKMAAFLSTRKLIDNLIIISFIILLTAATIALIWSYGLTRPLIRLTKAAQDIGRGEFGVSLKATSRDEIGSLTRSVNHMAYELSDRERALEEANSALIQSEKMSAFGQLSAGIAHEVKNPLAGILGYTQLSLKKMEDDPAIYKNLKIIEQETRRCNSIIENLMKFARQDKLELKPLTLNDVIEDSLVLVDHQMGINQITLEKNLADGLPNVKGDANQLIQVLMNLMINAQQAMDGGEGTVTVTSGSPNAGVVEIRVADTGPGMPEEVSQKIFEPFFTTKAAGKGTGLGLAVTYGIIKDHGGNIRVESKPGQGATFIITLPVTTSAASEDTSEDISGESPDDPQQAGKEGGAPDLATERPGG from the coding sequence ATGAGCAAACAGATAAGCAAGCAGCTTTTCATACCGCTCAGGTTCAAGATCCTGGTTGCTCTTCTCCTTGGGATCGCGATCGTAGTTGGTGTGATCACCTTCACCATGGCCAACCTGTTCCACAAAGACAAGATAGCCTATATCAACGACCTCATCTCCTCAAACACCATCCACACCGCCCAGGAAACGTACGCCCTGATCCAGAATTACCATGAAAGGATCAAGACTATCTCCAGGGTGGCCTACGATGTCGGCGTAACCCAGGACAAAAAATCAAGAATGCTCGATAACCTCTTGCTGGACTTTCCGGAGATGTTGGCCCTCACCTTTTATGAGGATGGGATCGAACAGATCTCCGTTCTCGATGAACAGGTACTAACATCTGCCGGACTGTCAAAAGACGAATTCAACACTCACCGCACCCAGAACCCGATCACGTCCCTGGACCTTGACTCCGAACAAGTGTACATCTGGAACTCAACCTTCAGCGAAGCGCTTCCTCTTATGACCATGGTCAGCACCATAACGATCCCGGGACTGGAATCCGAGCTTGTTCTGGAAGCCATAATCCGTACGGAAAGGCTCATGTCCGTAGTCAGCCGGTCCGTCCTTTTCGAGGCTTTCATCCTCGAAAAGGACGGCCGTATTCTAGCCCACAGGAACCCTCAGCGGGTCCTTACCCACAGCCTGGAGAACTGGCGTCCGGACAAACAGGACCTGCCGGTAGGATCGAGGCTGGCCGCTACCTTCGAATATGTCGTGGATGGGGTTGAAATGATCGGGGGATTTGCGCGGGTGGAGATCAGTGACCTCATGGTGGGAGTACAGATCCCTAAAATGGCGGCGTTTCTGAGCACCAGAAAGCTCATCGACAACCTTATTATTATTTCCTTCATCATCCTTCTTACAGCGGCGACCATCGCCCTTATCTGGTCCTACGGCCTCACCCGGCCACTCATAAGGCTTACCAAGGCGGCCCAGGACATCGGAAGGGGAGAGTTTGGAGTTTCCCTGAAAGCAACCTCCAGGGACGAGATCGGAAGCCTCACCCGGTCCGTGAACCACATGGCTTACGAACTTAGCGATCGTGAGAGGGCCCTGGAGGAGGCTAATTCCGCTCTCATCCAGTCCGAGAAAATGTCCGCCTTCGGGCAGCTTAGCGCCGGCATCGCTCACGAGGTAAAGAACCCCCTGGCCGGGATCCTGGGCTATACCCAGCTCTCACTGAAAAAGATGGAAGACGACCCCGCTATTTACAAGAACCTGAAGATCATCGAGCAGGAGACCAGGCGCTGCAACTCCATTATCGAAAACCTTATGAAGTTCGCACGGCAGGACAAACTGGAACTCAAACCCCTCACCCTGAACGATGTTATCGAGGATTCCCTTGTCCTCGTTGACCATCAGATGGGCATAAACCAGATAACCCTTGAAAAGAACCTGGCTGACGGCCTGCCCAACGTGAAGGGGGACGCCAACCAGCTCATCCAGGTACTGATGAACCTCATGATCAACGCCCAACAGGCCATGGACGGGGGAGAGGGAACCGTTACGGTCACGAGCGGTTCCCCCAATGCCGGCGTTGTCGAGATAAGGGTCGCGGACACAGGTCCGGGGATGCCTGAAGAGGTCAGTCAGAAGATCTTCGAACCTTTCTTTACCACCAAAGCGGCCGGTAAGGGCACTGGCCTTGGCCTTGCCGTGACCTACGGGATCATCAAGGACCACGGTGGAAATATCAGGGTCGAAAGTAAACCTGGGCAAGGGGCGACATTTATCATCACCCTTCCTGTGACAACGTCGGCAGCTTCTGAGGACACCTCGGAAGATATTTCCGGGGAATCACCTGACGACCCTCAGCAGGCCGGGAAAGAGGGGGGGGCTCCCGACCTGGCGACCGAGCGACCTGGCGGCTAA